One part of the Streptomyces ferrugineus genome encodes these proteins:
- a CDS encoding M14 family metallopeptidase, translating into MRLRIRGSGGRSGRRGAALATLLALALAAPLSANVSANADSADGSAKAASSADDIRQYEVHMHSTAKDRTALQRTGVTVDEAHGHGVVVSGRADQIKKLKALGYEVTPLGAVPDRSAGEDDVRLYDFPSGDSRYHNYAEMTNEINSIVSANSSIASRRVIGTSYQGRDIVAIKISDNVGTDEAEPEVLFTHHQHAREHLTVEMALYLLRELTSDYGSDSRVTGLVNNREIWIVPDLNPDGGEYDIATGSYRSWRKNRQPNSGSSAVGTDLNRNWDYRWGCCGGSSGSTSSQTYRGTSPESAPEVKVVANFVRSRVVGGVQQIKAGIDFHTYSELVLWPFGYTYSDTTTGMTADDRNAFATVGQKMAASNGYTPEQSSDLYITDGSIDDWLWGSQKIFGYTFEMYPRSGGGGFYPPDEVIERETSRNRDAVLQLLENADCMYRSIGKEDQYCG; encoded by the coding sequence ATGCGACTTCGGATACGCGGCTCAGGCGGCCGGAGCGGCAGACGCGGTGCCGCCCTCGCCACGCTGCTCGCCCTCGCCCTCGCCGCTCCCCTCTCGGCGAACGTGTCCGCGAACGCCGACAGCGCCGACGGCTCCGCCAAGGCGGCCTCCTCGGCCGACGACATCCGGCAGTACGAGGTCCACATGCACTCGACCGCCAAGGACCGCACGGCACTTCAGCGCACCGGCGTGACCGTCGACGAGGCCCACGGCCACGGTGTCGTCGTCTCCGGCCGCGCGGACCAGATCAAGAAGCTGAAGGCCCTCGGCTACGAGGTCACCCCGCTCGGCGCGGTTCCCGACCGGTCGGCCGGCGAGGACGACGTCCGGCTCTACGACTTCCCCTCCGGCGACTCGCGCTATCACAACTACGCGGAGATGACGAACGAGATCAACTCGATCGTCTCGGCCAACTCCTCGATCGCCAGCCGGCGCGTCATCGGCACGTCGTACCAGGGCCGGGACATCGTCGCGATCAAGATCAGCGACAACGTGGGGACGGACGAGGCCGAGCCGGAGGTCCTCTTCACCCACCACCAGCACGCCCGTGAGCACCTCACCGTCGAGATGGCGCTCTATCTGCTGCGCGAGCTGACCTCCGACTACGGCAGCGACTCCCGGGTCACCGGCCTGGTGAACAACCGCGAGATCTGGATCGTGCCCGACCTGAACCCGGACGGCGGCGAGTACGACATCGCCACCGGCTCCTACCGGTCCTGGCGCAAGAACCGGCAGCCCAACTCCGGTTCCTCGGCCGTCGGAACCGACCTCAACCGCAACTGGGACTACCGGTGGGGCTGCTGCGGCGGTTCGTCGGGGTCGACCTCGTCGCAGACGTACCGGGGCACGTCCCCCGAGTCGGCGCCCGAGGTGAAGGTGGTCGCGAACTTCGTGCGCAGCCGGGTCGTCGGCGGCGTGCAGCAGATCAAGGCCGGGATCGACTTCCACACCTACAGCGAGCTGGTGCTGTGGCCGTTCGGGTACACCTACTCCGACACCACGACCGGCATGACCGCCGACGACCGCAACGCCTTCGCCACGGTCGGGCAGAAGATGGCGGCGAGCAACGGCTACACGCCGGAGCAGTCCAGCGACCTGTACATCACCGACGGGTCGATCGACGACTGGCTGTGGGGCAGCCAGAAGATCTTCGGGTACACCTTCGAGATGTACCCGAGGTCCGGCGGCGGGGGCTTCTACCCGCCCGACGAGGTGATCGAGCGGGAGACGTCGCGCAACCGGGACGCGGTCCTGCAGTTGCTGGAGAACGCCGACTGCATGTACCGGTCCATCGGCAAGGAGGACCAGTACTGCGGCTAG